A single Equus asinus isolate D_3611 breed Donkey chromosome 21, EquAss-T2T_v2, whole genome shotgun sequence DNA region contains:
- the GPR87 gene encoding G-protein coupled receptor 87 produces MGLNLTLAKLPDHELHGQGSQAPSNTSEGPGKNTTVNNEFDTIVLPVLYLVIFVASILLNGLAVWIFFHIRNKTSFIFYLKNIVVADLIMTLTFPFRIVHDAGFGPWYFKFILCRYTSVLFYANMYTSIVFLGLISIDRYLKVVKPFGDSRMYSITFTKVLSICVWVIMAVLSLPNIILTNGQPTRENIHDCMKLKSPLGVRWHKAVIYVNSCLFVAVLVILIGCYIAISRYIHKSSRQFISQSSRKRKHNQSIRVVVAVFFTCFLPYHLCRIPFTFSDLERLLDESAHKILYYCKEMTLFLSACNVCLDPIIYFFMCRSFSRRLFKKSNIRTRSESIRSLQSVRRSEVRIYYDYTDV; encoded by the exons ATGGGGCTCAATTTGACACTTGCAAAATTACCAG ATCATGAGCTGCACGGCCAAGGGAGTCAGGCTCCCAGCAACACGAGCGAGGGACCCGGAAAGAACACCACCGTTAACAACGAATTCGACACTATCGTCTTGCCTGTGCTTTACCTCGTCATATTCGTGGCAAGCATCTTGCTGAATGGTCTAGCAGTCTGGATCTTCTTCCACATTAGGAATAAAACCAGCTTCATATTTTATCTCAAAAACATAGTGGTTGCTGACCTCATCATGACGCTGACGTTTCCATTCCGAATAGTCCACGATGCGGGATTTGGACCTTGGTACTTCAAGTTTATCCTCTGCAGATACACTTCGGTTTTGTTTTACGCAAACATGTATACCTCCATTGTGTTCCTTGGGCTGATAAGCATTGATCGCTACCTGAAGGTGGTAAAGCCATTTGGGGATTCTCGCATGTACAGCATAACCTTTACGAAGGTTTTATCTATCTGTGTTTGGGTGATCATGGCCGTTCTCTCCTTGCCAAACATCATTCTAACAAATGGTCAACCAACTCGGGAAAATATCCACGACTGCATGAAACTTAAAAGTCCCTTGGGAGTCAGATGGCATAAGGCAGTCATTTATGTCAACAGCTGCCTGTTTGTGGCTGTGCTGGTGATACTGATCGGATGTTACATAGCCATATCCAGGTACATCCACAAATCCAGCAGGCAATTCATAAGCCAGTCAAGCCGAAAGCGGAAACACAACCAGAGCATCCGAGTGGTCGTGGCTGTGTTTTTCACCTGCTTTCTACCGTATCATCTGTGCAGAATTCCTTTTACTTTTAGTGACTTGGAGAGACTTTTAGATGAATCTGCACACAAAATCCTGTATTACTGCAAAGAAATGACACTTTTCTTGTCTGCGTGCAATGTGTGCTTGGATCCCATAATTTACTTTTTCATGTGTAGGTCATTTTCCAGAAGATTATTCAAGAAATCAAATATCAGAACCAGGAGCGAAAGCATCAGATCCTTGCAGAGCGTCAGAAGATCAGAAGTTCGCATATATTACGACTACACTGATGTGTAG